CTCACTTTCACATGAACAGCAGGTTTatatttaactttctattcaataGTTTTAAATGCTCTACTTTTGATCATCTTGGTTCCTCTGGATGTTTCTAGAATCTCTTCATTCATCCTCATTTCTCTTTATTCTCTCATGTTTTCAGCtcgtctgcctgttcctgtcatcagcAGTAACTCTTCTCaatgttcttcatcatcatcatcatcatcatcatcatcatgttcattggtgtgttcagtggtgaatgtgagtcatgtgactctctcctggtacaaaggaaGCAGTTCATTGTCCAGCATCAGTGcgtctgatctcagcatcagtctctctctacctctggaggtggaatatcaggataaaaacacctacagctgtgtgctgaacaatcccatcagcCACCAGACTCAACATCTGAACATCACTCAACTCTGTCACACATGTTCAGGTACGGCAGCGCTGATGATATTAGCGTTTATTGACTGAGCTGATCTcactttgatgtttttattcctCAGTCCACTGTTGTGGTCCTACTGAAGCTGTGATCCGATTGGTCCTCTCTGCTCtggtgggcgtggctactgtcaTTCTTGTGCTTTATCACATCAGatccagaagagctgaaggagATCAAGCACATATTCACACATCAGGTACATGATTGATGATGACTGATTCAGCATATATTAATATTGGTGAGATTGATTCATTTATGGCTTTACATGTTCATCTTTTTCAGGAAGTGCTTAAATCTGAAGCAGAACGCTGAACTTTAAAGGTTCTTcaagtgtgtttttgtcataataaatactGATGATTATTTGAGCTTCTCTTTCAGTGTCAGATTTGTAAAACTCTTATTTGTAAGgctttattgtttatatttctCTCAGAGACACACAGATCTCACTTTACTGCTACTGCTGTATATTTGTCACGTGTATTTTACACTGTTGTTGATGATCAAATTAAAATAGCATCTTTTTAATGTgtctgacggagttgacacaAATTAAGTTCTGAAGTACATTTTTAgaagaaaacattttcagaaaaacctGTTCATTAGCTGAGACCTTTGTCTACAAATATATCAGTTTATAATAATGTgttatgaaataataaaaactaacatCTCAAACATGTTTTGTCTCTTCTCTCAAGAATCAGTGAGATTAAGTTCAGGCTTCTATTCTTGCCATAACTCTGATATCATTTCATGATCACTACATTCACTTGCGTCTTGTGTTTTGGTTCACTAACATCCTCCTGTCAGAGTCTCTGTAACAATTGTAGTCacacatttatttcaataataacTCCAGATTCTATAGAAATGCGCTCTGTTGCAGTTATTTGTGTGCAGGGTTgggcaaataaaataaaataccaaataccttaatttttagtgtatcaaaataaactacaaaatccagcagccacaccatgtatcaaaataaac
The Chanodichthys erythropterus isolate Z2021 chromosome 2, ASM2448905v1, whole genome shotgun sequence DNA segment above includes these coding regions:
- the LOC137029677 gene encoding CD48 antigen-like, with protein sequence MAYGVFGVKVSVKEGDSVTLNSSLTEMKDDDVIQWRLGDYRSILIAEINVTADRFTVYDDVLDGRFRDRLKLDNQTGSLTITNITMKHTGKYKYYIIASVHYSLMFSARLPVPVISSNSSQCSSSSSSSSSSSCSLVCSVVNVSHVTLSWYKGSSSLSSISASDLSISLSLPLEVEYQDKNTYSCVLNNPISHQTQHLNITQLCHTCSVHCCGPTEAVIRLVLSALVGVATVILVLYHIRSRRAEGDQAHIHTSGSA